A single Ptiloglossa arizonensis isolate GNS036 chromosome 2, iyPtiAriz1_principal, whole genome shotgun sequence DNA region contains:
- the LOC143143499 gene encoding uncharacterized protein LOC143143499, with amino-acid sequence MNWIPTSKSDLSFAERLHHPLSYLIRDEDLFSQSRSNRHRNESRSRCLVSLRMGACARAHVICTFPEARLVGGDRGRGDDRGPDYVTSKMPSKPRRKENGFLLGSNGRWHPRC; translated from the coding sequence ATGAATTGGATTCCTACATCGAAGTCCGATCTTTCATTTGCCGAACGACTGCACCACCCATTGAGCTATCTAATCCGAGACGAAGATCTCTTCTCCCAAAGCCGCTCGAACCGGCACCGAAACGAATCGCGAAGTCGATGCCTCGTGTCGCTTCGTAtgggcgcgtgcgcgcgcgcgcacgtgatTTGTACCTTTCCAGAGGCGAGACTCGTAGGTGGTGACCGAGGACGCGGAGATGACAGGGGTCCCGATTACGTAACATCGAAGATGCCAAGCAAACCGAGAAGGAAAGAGAACGGCTTCCTGCTCGGCTCGAATGGTCGTTGGCATCCGAGGTGCTAG